A stretch of the Ostrea edulis chromosome 9, xbOstEdul1.1, whole genome shotgun sequence genome encodes the following:
- the LOC125657507 gene encoding uncharacterized protein LOC125657507 isoform X2, with amino-acid sequence MDDTIDNQCENDPQVQQNEGTQFYREDEKIKGSQSEKLSNPTDRTVTIGAESDNIDEQTLHGCTIRIKSPTENLVIHRDKDRHEVKDTGFHKSALSTEPHDAGEQNNGSNKGNDTLEEQDNENRQLLNAKTDIGNKKHNTHREMNADSESVEVGADQLENVFEKKEMSVVCRDENRSERERKFNESFSRLTKDEKKKDPPSSTITRRHIDENETDSQKREGVFDEGFTGSSTGEIKDDPTLSTVTHKQDEKEMAQAENNNVLKDISGYQEYQIRETQMSDSRTCQHKEPSEKHKDVTGGTRNPISNISTLQKEPFEDSRFLDTLKDDVENKHARSASPFKQKLKPLASATNASRIKHDQCFKSFPLDFEVFSSKEKKEQLSIFQSESKHTSKMACCLCNRWCLHWNVCKECMIFLCDSCMTLYHPQTLLHATFQAKAFSDFGCLDHMMIFQYFCCDCNSRRCKECLGSRKCKDHVLMDIFTNLDYIEKGSGKHEAQASTKMLSKATRSEIERLTQVQLVLSKEDDALPDDCCKYCRLTHERYNICEDCMVYFCDDCFKRYHPATHTICKSKPFLAFACPEHKQICRHFCELCKAQKCDDCIAKNGKCSGSEHQIIQLLKYISQQKDNFDETIHDVSTASSRTINMLSEQLDKTENVILMNNLRNKEILKQEFASLRHLITEREQQMYRDLGEEYSAKLKTIRQRRLQYGSYLMKDSKLLSKSLHTLGKESLLSFHFSGQTLWKRINQHKRELECLESPDDISVSTLISPLSLYVEKTELAKSLQLRNSASFHLTCPRHIVYLDDVTEPLRVQDFVNIPSSTLSSTWTMSVEIRDSVKRVVWRTDDCSQDECIANVRGKFFLEPKSRYLVKFSLQTTTHVSKFKMTQNISKPCHVLLVTGNEATMDTGFEWIGGTCVVGLNISWKERQQIETLLLLKYGCNPYNLHVPIQKEQFSFEERRFICDFGKDKRKS; translated from the exons ATGGATGACACAATAGATAACCAGTGCGAAAACGATCCTCAAGTGCAACAGAATGAAGGAACGCAGTTTTATCGAGAAGACGAAAAGATAAAAGGGTCCCAATCTGAGAAATTGTCTAACCCCACGGATAGAACAGTTACTATCGGTGCTGAATCGGACAACATTGATGAGCAGACTCTCCACGGATGTACAATTCGAATAAAATCTCCAACAGAAAACTTAGTCATCCACCGCGATAAAGACAGACATGAGGTAAAAGACACTGGGTTTCACAAATCGGCATTAAGTACAGAACCACATGACGCAGGTGAACAAAACAATGGATCAAATAAAGGTAATGATACGCTAGAGGAGCAGGATAATGAAAACAGACAGTTACTAAACGCAAAAACTGACATAGGAAACAAAAAGCATAATACACACAGAGAAATGAATGCCGATTCTGAAAGTGTCGAAGTTGGAGCAGATCAATTAGAAAATGTCTTCGAGAAAAAGGAGATGTCGGTAGTGTGTCGTGACGAAAACAGAtcagaaagagaaagaaaatttAATGAAAGTTTCTCTAGATTAACCaaagatgaaaagaaaaaagatccACCTTCATCCACTATAACACGCAGACATATTGACGAAAACGAAACGGACTCGCAAAAAAGAGAAGGAGTATTTGATGAAGGTTTCACCGGATCATCAACAGGTGAAATTAAAGATGATCCAACCTTATCTACTGTAACACACAAACAAGACGAAAAAGAAATGGCTCAAGCAGAAAACAACAATGTATTGAAGGATATATCAGGTTATCAAGAATATCAAATTAGAGAAACTCAAATGTCAGATTCAAGAACATGTCAACACAAAGAACCTTCTGAAAAACATAAAGATGTTACAGGCGGGACGAGAAATCCCATATCAAACATTTCAACACTACAGAAAGAACCTTTTGAAGATTCACGATTCTTAGATACTCTAAAAGATGATGTTGAAAACAAACACGCTAGGTCTGCATCCCCTTTTAAACAAAAACTTAAACCGTTGGCCTCTGCAACTAATGCATCACGAATAAAGCATGACCAGTGCTTCAAATCGTTTCCTCTTGATTTCGAAGTTTTTTCATCAAAAGAGAAAAAAGAGCAACTGTCAATTTTCCAAAGTGAGAGCAAACATACATCAAAAATGGCATGCTGTTTGTGCAATCGGTGGTGTTTGCACTGGAACGTTTGCAAGGAATGCATGATTTTCCTGTGTGATTCTTGTATGACTCTGTATCACCCACAAACGCTGCTTCATGCTACATTCCAAGCAAAAGCGTTTTCAGATTTTGGTTGCCTCGACCACATGATGATCTTCCAGTATTTCTGTTGCGATTGTAACAGCCGACGGTGTAAAGAATGTTTAGGAAGCAGAAAATGCAAAGATCATGTTTTAATGgacatttttacaaatttagaCTACATTGAG AAGGGAAGTGGAAAACACGAAGCGCAAGCCTCAACAAAGATGTTAAGCAAAGCAACAAGATCAGAGATAGAAAGACTCACACAGGTCCAGCTTGTGCTTTCCAAAGAGGACGACGCTTTGCCGGATGACTGTTGTAAATATTGTCGTTTGACACATGAACGTTACAACATTTGTGAAGATTGCATGGTATATTTTTGTGATGACTGCTTCAAGCGATACCACCCTGCAACTCATACCATCTGCAAATCTAAACCATTCCTTGCTTTTGCCTGTCCTGAACACAAACAAATCTGTCGTCATTTCTGTGAATTGTGTAAAGCACAGAAATGTGATGACTGCATCGCTAAGAATGGAAAATGTTCTGGTTCTGAACATCAAATAATACAATTGCTGAAGTATATCTCACAACAAAAG GACAACTTTGATGAAACAATACACGATGTTTCAACTGCAAGTTCCCGGACCATCAATATGTTGTCGGAGCAGTTGGACAAGACAGAGAACGTAATTTTG ATGAACAATCTTCGAAATAAGGAGATATTGAAACAGGAGTTTGCATCACTTCGTCATCTGATTACAGAACGAGAACAGCAAATGTACAGGGATTTAGGGGAG GAATACagtgcaaaattgaaaacaatacGGCAACGGCGACTGCAATATGGATCATACTTGATGAAAGATAGTAAACTTCTCTCGAAATCATTGCACACCTTAGGGAAAGAATCTCTACTCAGTTTTCATTTT agtgGACAAACATTGTGGAAAAG AATCAATCAACACAAGAGAGAGTTGGAGTGTCTTGAAAGTCCCGATGACATATCTGTCTCGACCTTGATATCCCCGTTATCTCTGTATGTTGAAAAAACCGAACTGGCTAAATCCTTGCAGCTACGAAATTCAG cATCGTTCCACCTTACATGTCCACGACATATTGTGTATCTGGATGATGTAACAGAACCACTTCGTGTTCAGGATTTCGTGAACATTCCCAGCTCTACTCTGTCCAGTACTTGGACGATGTCTGTCGAAATACGAGACTCAGTGAAGAGAGTCGTCTGGCGAACTGACGACTGTTCTCAGGACGAATGTATCGCAAATGTTAGAGGAAAATTCTTTTTAGAACCAAAGAGTAGATACTTGGTCAAATTTTCTCTGCAAACGACAACCCATGTGTCCAAGTTCAAGATGACACAAAACATAAGTAAACCATGCCATGTTTTACTCGTAACAG GAAATGAAGCAACAATGGATACAGGATTTGAATGGATTGGAGGAACCTGTGTTGTTGGACTGAACATTAGCTGGAAAGAAAGGCAACAAATAGAAACTTTG CTGTTATTAAAGTATGGCTGCAATCCATATAATCTACATGTTCCAATACAGAAGGAGCAATTCAGCTTTGAG GAACGAAGATTTATTTGTGATTTCGGAAAAGATAAAAGAAAGTCA TGA
- the LOC125657507 gene encoding uncharacterized protein LOC125657507 isoform X1, producing MDDTIDNQCENDPQVQQNEGTQFYREDEKIKGSQSEKLSNPTDRTVTIGAESDNIDEQTLHGCTIRIKSPTENLVIHRDKDRHEVKDTGFHKSALSTEPHDAGEQNNGSNKGNDTLEEQDNENRQLLNAKTDIGNKKHNTHREMNADSESVEVGADQLENVFEKKEMSVVCRDENRSERERKFNESFSRLTKDEKKKDPPSSTITRRHIDENETDSQKREGVFDEGFTGSSTGEIKDDPTLSTVTHKQDEKEMAQAENNNVLKDISGYQEYQIRETQMSDSRTCQHKEPSEKHKDVTGGTRNPISNISTLQKEPFEDSRFLDTLKDDVENKHARSASPFKQKLKPLASATNASRIKHDQCFKSFPLDFEVFSSKEKKEQLSIFQSESKHTSKMACCLCNRWCLHWNVCKECMIFLCDSCMTLYHPQTLLHATFQAKAFSDFGCLDHMMIFQYFCCDCNSRRCKECLGSRKCKDHVLMDIFTNLDYIEKGSGKHEAQASTKMLSKATRSEIERLTQVQLVLSKEDDALPDDCCKYCRLTHERYNICEDCMVYFCDDCFKRYHPATHTICKSKPFLAFACPEHKQICRHFCELCKAQKCDDCIAKNGKCSGSEHQIIQLLKYISQQKDNFDETIHDVSTASSRTINMLSEQLDKTENVILMNNLRNKEILKQEFASLRHLITEREQQMYRDLGEEYSAKLKTIRQRRLQYGSYLMKDSKLLSKSLHTLGKESLLSFHFSGQTLWKRINQHKRELECLESPDDISVSTLISPLSLYVEKTELAKSLQLRNSASFHLTCPRHIVYLDDVTEPLRVQDFVNIPSSTLSSTWTMSVEIRDSVKRVVWRTDDCSQDECIANVRGKFFLEPKSRYLVKFSLQTTTHVSKFKMTQNISKPCHVLLVTGNEATMDTGFEWIGGTCVVGLNISWKERQQIETLLLLKYGCNPYNLHVPIQKEQFSFEERRFICDFGKDKRKSKKKKKK from the exons ATGGATGACACAATAGATAACCAGTGCGAAAACGATCCTCAAGTGCAACAGAATGAAGGAACGCAGTTTTATCGAGAAGACGAAAAGATAAAAGGGTCCCAATCTGAGAAATTGTCTAACCCCACGGATAGAACAGTTACTATCGGTGCTGAATCGGACAACATTGATGAGCAGACTCTCCACGGATGTACAATTCGAATAAAATCTCCAACAGAAAACTTAGTCATCCACCGCGATAAAGACAGACATGAGGTAAAAGACACTGGGTTTCACAAATCGGCATTAAGTACAGAACCACATGACGCAGGTGAACAAAACAATGGATCAAATAAAGGTAATGATACGCTAGAGGAGCAGGATAATGAAAACAGACAGTTACTAAACGCAAAAACTGACATAGGAAACAAAAAGCATAATACACACAGAGAAATGAATGCCGATTCTGAAAGTGTCGAAGTTGGAGCAGATCAATTAGAAAATGTCTTCGAGAAAAAGGAGATGTCGGTAGTGTGTCGTGACGAAAACAGAtcagaaagagaaagaaaatttAATGAAAGTTTCTCTAGATTAACCaaagatgaaaagaaaaaagatccACCTTCATCCACTATAACACGCAGACATATTGACGAAAACGAAACGGACTCGCAAAAAAGAGAAGGAGTATTTGATGAAGGTTTCACCGGATCATCAACAGGTGAAATTAAAGATGATCCAACCTTATCTACTGTAACACACAAACAAGACGAAAAAGAAATGGCTCAAGCAGAAAACAACAATGTATTGAAGGATATATCAGGTTATCAAGAATATCAAATTAGAGAAACTCAAATGTCAGATTCAAGAACATGTCAACACAAAGAACCTTCTGAAAAACATAAAGATGTTACAGGCGGGACGAGAAATCCCATATCAAACATTTCAACACTACAGAAAGAACCTTTTGAAGATTCACGATTCTTAGATACTCTAAAAGATGATGTTGAAAACAAACACGCTAGGTCTGCATCCCCTTTTAAACAAAAACTTAAACCGTTGGCCTCTGCAACTAATGCATCACGAATAAAGCATGACCAGTGCTTCAAATCGTTTCCTCTTGATTTCGAAGTTTTTTCATCAAAAGAGAAAAAAGAGCAACTGTCAATTTTCCAAAGTGAGAGCAAACATACATCAAAAATGGCATGCTGTTTGTGCAATCGGTGGTGTTTGCACTGGAACGTTTGCAAGGAATGCATGATTTTCCTGTGTGATTCTTGTATGACTCTGTATCACCCACAAACGCTGCTTCATGCTACATTCCAAGCAAAAGCGTTTTCAGATTTTGGTTGCCTCGACCACATGATGATCTTCCAGTATTTCTGTTGCGATTGTAACAGCCGACGGTGTAAAGAATGTTTAGGAAGCAGAAAATGCAAAGATCATGTTTTAATGgacatttttacaaatttagaCTACATTGAG AAGGGAAGTGGAAAACACGAAGCGCAAGCCTCAACAAAGATGTTAAGCAAAGCAACAAGATCAGAGATAGAAAGACTCACACAGGTCCAGCTTGTGCTTTCCAAAGAGGACGACGCTTTGCCGGATGACTGTTGTAAATATTGTCGTTTGACACATGAACGTTACAACATTTGTGAAGATTGCATGGTATATTTTTGTGATGACTGCTTCAAGCGATACCACCCTGCAACTCATACCATCTGCAAATCTAAACCATTCCTTGCTTTTGCCTGTCCTGAACACAAACAAATCTGTCGTCATTTCTGTGAATTGTGTAAAGCACAGAAATGTGATGACTGCATCGCTAAGAATGGAAAATGTTCTGGTTCTGAACATCAAATAATACAATTGCTGAAGTATATCTCACAACAAAAG GACAACTTTGATGAAACAATACACGATGTTTCAACTGCAAGTTCCCGGACCATCAATATGTTGTCGGAGCAGTTGGACAAGACAGAGAACGTAATTTTG ATGAACAATCTTCGAAATAAGGAGATATTGAAACAGGAGTTTGCATCACTTCGTCATCTGATTACAGAACGAGAACAGCAAATGTACAGGGATTTAGGGGAG GAATACagtgcaaaattgaaaacaatacGGCAACGGCGACTGCAATATGGATCATACTTGATGAAAGATAGTAAACTTCTCTCGAAATCATTGCACACCTTAGGGAAAGAATCTCTACTCAGTTTTCATTTT agtgGACAAACATTGTGGAAAAG AATCAATCAACACAAGAGAGAGTTGGAGTGTCTTGAAAGTCCCGATGACATATCTGTCTCGACCTTGATATCCCCGTTATCTCTGTATGTTGAAAAAACCGAACTGGCTAAATCCTTGCAGCTACGAAATTCAG cATCGTTCCACCTTACATGTCCACGACATATTGTGTATCTGGATGATGTAACAGAACCACTTCGTGTTCAGGATTTCGTGAACATTCCCAGCTCTACTCTGTCCAGTACTTGGACGATGTCTGTCGAAATACGAGACTCAGTGAAGAGAGTCGTCTGGCGAACTGACGACTGTTCTCAGGACGAATGTATCGCAAATGTTAGAGGAAAATTCTTTTTAGAACCAAAGAGTAGATACTTGGTCAAATTTTCTCTGCAAACGACAACCCATGTGTCCAAGTTCAAGATGACACAAAACATAAGTAAACCATGCCATGTTTTACTCGTAACAG GAAATGAAGCAACAATGGATACAGGATTTGAATGGATTGGAGGAACCTGTGTTGTTGGACTGAACATTAGCTGGAAAGAAAGGCAACAAATAGAAACTTTG CTGTTATTAAAGTATGGCTGCAATCCATATAATCTACATGTTCCAATACAGAAGGAGCAATTCAGCTTTGAG GAACGAAGATTTATTTGTGATTTCGGAAAAGATAAAAGAAAGTCA aagaaaaagaagaaaaaatga